In a genomic window of Mycolicibacter heraklionensis:
- a CDS encoding ferritin-like domain-containing protein, with amino-acid sequence MNVHESSNAAAGDPLSDGERADLVLMREEERLARDLYQRFHQAWGVPIFDNIATSEQRHYDAIGRLLQRYSVPDPSVGQPAGVYVETELQDAYDTWLARGLTSVAAACAVGIELETGDIADLSAAADGSDQPAILRVYENLRAASENHLRAFEAALSGRPLGGGRGWRRRGGEGCA; translated from the coding sequence ATGAATGTCCACGAAAGCTCGAATGCGGCGGCCGGTGATCCCTTGTCTGACGGCGAGCGGGCCGATCTGGTGCTGATGCGCGAGGAGGAACGACTGGCGCGCGACTTGTACCAGAGGTTCCACCAGGCTTGGGGTGTACCGATCTTCGACAACATCGCCACCAGCGAGCAGCGCCATTACGACGCGATCGGGCGACTGCTCCAGCGCTACAGCGTTCCCGATCCGTCGGTAGGACAGCCCGCCGGTGTCTACGTCGAGACCGAACTGCAGGACGCCTACGACACGTGGCTCGCCCGGGGGCTGACGTCGGTGGCAGCAGCATGCGCGGTCGGGATCGAACTCGAAACCGGTGACATCGCCGACCTGTCGGCGGCCGCGGACGGCAGTGACCAGCCGGCAATCCTGAGAGTGTACGAAAACCTGCGAGCCGCTTCCGAGAATCACCTGAGGGCCTTCGAAGCCGCGTTGTCAGGTCGGCCGCTGGGCGGCGGCCGAGGGTGGCGCCGGCGCGGCGGCGAAGGCTGCGCCTGA